A region of Hippoglossus stenolepis isolate QCI-W04-F060 chromosome 7, HSTE1.2, whole genome shotgun sequence DNA encodes the following proteins:
- the rab41 gene encoding ras-related protein Rab-41 isoform X1, producing the protein MSTTTGGGEFGNPLRKFKLVFLGEQSVGKTSLITRFMYDSFDNTYQATIGIDFLSKTMYLEDRTVRLQLWDTAGQERFRSLIPSYIRDSTIAVVVYDITNLNSFQQTSKWIDDVRTERGSDVIIMLVGNKTDLADKRQVSVEAAERKARELNVMYIETSAKAGYNVKQLFRRVAAALPGMDSTPEKSKEDMIDIKLEKQPEMTVTESSCSC; encoded by the exons atgTCAACCACGACCGGCGGCGGGGAGTTCGGCAACCCTTTACGAAAGTTCAAGCTCGTCTTCCTGGGCGAGCAGAGCG TTGGGAAGACCTCGCTCATCACCAGGTTTATGTATGACAGCTTCGACAACACTTATCAG GCAACAATTGGCATTGACTTTTTGTCAAAAACCATGTACCTAGAAGATCGCACG GTCCGGCTCCAGCTTTGGGACACTGCTGGACAGGAGCGTTTTCGTAGCCTAATTCCCAGCTACATCCGTGACTCTACCATTGCTGTGGTTGTTTATGACATCACCA ATCTAAATTCATTCCAGCAAACCTCAAAGTGGATCGACGATGTtagaacagagagaggaagtgatgtcattaTCATGCTTGTTGGGAACAAAACAGACTTGGCGGATAAAAG GCAAGTTTCTGTTGAGGCGGCAGAGAGGAAAGCTCGTGAGCTCAATGTGATGTACATAGAGACCAGTGCCAAGGCTGGCTATAACGTCAAACAG CTGTTCCGTCGTGTTGCTGCCGCATTGCCAGGGATGGATAGCACACCGGAGAAAAGCAAAGAGGACA TGATCGACATCAAACTGGAGAAACAGCCAGAGATGACTGTCACCGAGAGCAGCTGCTCATGCTAG
- the pdzd11 gene encoding PDZ domain-containing protein 11, with the protein MDQKIPYDDYQLPVVFLPSYENPPAWIPPQDRIHHPDYNNELTQFLPRTIVLKKPPGAQLGFNIRGGKASQLGIFISKVVPDSDAHRAGLQEGDQVLSVNEVDFQDIEHSRAVEILKTAREILMRVRFFPYNYQRQKERTVH; encoded by the exons ATGGATCAGAAAATCCCTTATGATGACTACCAGCTCCCAGTTGTCTTCCTGCCTTCTTATGAGAACCCACCAGCATGGATACCTCCACAGGAC CGTATTCATCACCCTGACTACAACAACGAGCTCACGCAGTTCTTACCTCGCACCATTGTCCTGAAGAAACCTCCGGGAGCACAGCTGGGCTTTAACATCCGGGGGGGCAAAGCATCACAGTTAGGAATCTTCATatccaag GTGGTTCCAGACTCAGATGCCCACAGAGCAGGGCTACAAGAGGGAGACCAGGTTCTCTCTGTGAATGAGGTTGATTTCCAAGACATAGAGCACTCAAGA gCTGTAGAGATTCTAAAGACTGCACGAGAAATATTGATGCGGGTTCGCTTCTTTCCTTACA ACTACCAAAGGCAGAAGGAGAGGACTGTCCACTAG
- the stard14 gene encoding START domain containing 14, translated as MSAQSILPDEAVFADFRLQCLSTDSCWLKKYDNNSDMQVWVEHPPSKKGNNVPRNHRIKCKMTIRDVSAAAMYDVLHDGAYRKKWDPTMLESRDIARLSANADVGYFAWLCPNPIKNRDVVTLRSWQVKDEEYMIVNFSVKHPKYPPCRDLVRAISILTGYYIKPIGPNCCVFVYLSQADPKGSLPKWVVNKASQVMAPRVMKCLHKAGKNYPEWKQQNSPDQKPWLYPEQNTLPMMDPAELSIQRADSLENVDESSKVDAQDSEDSS; from the exons ATGTCCGCGCAGAGTATTTTACCCGACGAGGCGGTGTTCGCTGACTTCAGGCTGCAGTGCCTCTCCACCGACAGCTGCTGGCTGAAGAAGTACGACAACAACAGCGACATGCAGGTGTGGGTGGAACATCCCCCGTCAAAGAAAGGAAACAACGTCCCCAGAAACCACAGGATCAAG TGCAAGATGACCATCAGGGACGTGTCCGCCGCCGCCATGTACGACGTCCTCCACGACGGCGCGTACCGCAAGAAGTGGGACCCCACGATGCTGGAGAGCCGCGACATCGCCCGGCTCTCTGCTAACGCTGATGTGGGCTACTTCGCAT GGCTTTGTCCAAACCCGATAAAGAACCGAGATGTGGTGACGCTGCGTTCGTGGCAGGTGAAGGATGAAGAGTACATGATCGTTAACTTCTCAGTCAAACACCCG AAATACCCACCGTGCAGAGACCTCGTCAGGGCCATTTCCATCCTCACTGGCTATTACATCAAGCCCATAGGACCCAACTGCTGTGTCTTCGTATACCTTTCACAAGCCGACCCCAAAG GTTCTCTTCCAAAGTGGGTGGTGAACAAAGCATCTCAAGTCATGGCTCCGCGG GTGATGAAGTGTTTGCACAAGGCGGGAAAGAACTACCCCGAGTGGAAGCAGCAGAACTCCCCCGACCAGAAGCCCTGGCTGTACCCGGAGCAGAACACGCTGCCCATGATGGACCCCGCCGAGCTGTCGATACAGCGAGCCGACTCGCTGGAGAACGTGGACGAGAGCTCCAAGGTGGATGCGCAGGACAGCGAGGACAGTAGTTGA
- the arr3b gene encoding arrestin 3b, retinal (X-arrestin) isoform X3, whose product MSKVFKKTSGNGHIALYLGKRDFVDHVDSVEVVDGVVKVDPAGLEGKKVYVYLACAFRYGSEELDVIGLSFRRDIWIKRIQVYPPTGESVTKTPMQESLMKKVGEQGCPFSFQMPTNLPCSVALQPAPSDSGKACGVDFEVKAYLANAPNNSDEEVEKKDTCRLMIRKIQFAPANNKPGPKAEISKQFMMTDKPLHLEASLEKELYYHGDPIAVKVKINNETAKVVKNIKVSVEQLTSVVLYSSDTYTKAVCTEEFNETVNANSTLEKTFQITPLLASNAEKRGISVDGRLKEEGTNLASTTLSEGEKEMQGIMVSYKVKVNLIVSGGGLLGGLTASDVSVELPLCLMSPKPAEVKLD is encoded by the exons ATGTCAAA GGTATTTAAGAAGACCAGCGGCAATGGACAT ATTGCTCTGTACTTGGGGAAGAGAGACTTTGTGGACCATGTGGATTCAGTGGAAGTAGTCG ATGGGGTAGTTAAAGTGGACCCTGCTGGTCTTGAAGGCAAAAAAG TATATGTCTACCTCGCCTGTGCCTTCCGCTATGGAAGCGAAGAATTGGATGTCATTGGGCTGTCCTTCAGGAGAGACATCTGGATAAAGCGCATTCAGGTGTATCCACCTACAGGTGAAAGCGTGACCAAAACACCAATGCAGGAATCGCTCATGAAGAAAGTTGGAGAGCAAGGATGTCCCTTTTCCTTCCAG ATGCCAACAAATCTCCCGTGCTCAGTTGCCTTGCAGCCAGCGCCCAGCGATTCTGGCAAG GCCTGTGGCGTGGACTTTGAGGTTAAAGCATACCTTGCCAACGCACCTAACAACTCAGATGAAGAAGTTGAAAAGAA GGACACTTGCCGCCTGATGATTCGTAAAATACAGTTTGCACCAGCTAACAACAAGCCCGGACCCAAGGCGGAAATTTCCAAACAGTTCATGATGACTGACAAACCACTTCACTTGGAGGCCTCCCTTGAAAAAGAG ctataTTACCATGGAGATCCTATCGCcgtcaaagtaaaaatcaaCAACGAAACCGCTAAGGTTGTGAAGAATATCAAAGTCTCAG TTGAGCAGCTAACAAGTGTGGTCCTCTACTCATCTGACACTTACACCAAGGCAGTTTGCACTGAGGAGTTCAA TGAGACAGTAAACGCCAACTCTACACTGGAGAAGACCTTCCAAATCACCCCCCTGCTGGCCAGCAACGCGGAGAAGCGCGGTATCTCGGTGGACGGGCGGCTAAAAGAGGAGGGCACCAACCTCGCCTCCACTACCCT gagtgaaggagaaaaggagatgCAGGGAATCATGGTCTCCTACAAAGTCAAGGTGAATCTGATCGTGTCCGGCGGAGG CCTGCTGGGTGGCCTTACAGCAAG TGATGTCTCTGTGGagcttcctctgtgtctgatgtCCCCAAAACCAGCAG AAGT AAAATTGGATTAA
- the rab41 gene encoding ras-related protein Rab-41 isoform X4: MSTTTGGGEFGNPLRKFKLVFLGEQSVGKTSLITRFMYDSFDNTYQATIGIDFLSKTMYLEDRTIRLQLWDTAGQERFRSLIPSYIRDSAAAVVVYDIANLNSFQQTSKWIDDVRTERGSDVIIMLVGNKTDLADKRQITTEEGEQRAKELNVMFIETSAKTGYNVKQLFRRVAAALPGMDSTPEKSKEDMIDIKLEKQPEMTVTESSCSC, translated from the exons atgTCAACCACGACCGGCGGCGGGGAGTTCGGCAACCCTTTACGAAAGTTCAAGCTCGTCTTCCTGGGCGAGCAGAGCG TTGGGAAGACCTCGCTCATCACCAGGTTTATGTATGACAGCTTCGACAACACTTATCAG GCAACAATTGGCATTGACTTTTTGTCAAAAACCATGTACCTAGAAGATCGCACG ATTCGGCTGCAGCTCTGGGACACAGCCGGACAGGAACGCTTCCGCAGCCTCATCCCCAGTTACATCCGCgactcagctgctgctgtggtggttTATGATATAGCCA ATCTAAATTCATTCCAGCAAACCTCAAAGTGGATCGACGATGTtagaacagagagaggaagtgatgtcattaTCATGCTTGTTGGGAACAAAACAGACTTGGCGGATAAAAG ACAGATCACCACGGAGGAGGGCGAGCAGAGAGCTAAGGAACTGAATGTCATGTTCATTGAAACCAGCGCAAAGACTGGCTACAATGTCAAACAG CTGTTCCGTCGTGTTGCTGCCGCATTGCCAGGGATGGATAGCACACCGGAGAAAAGCAAAGAGGACA TGATCGACATCAAACTGGAGAAACAGCCAGAGATGACTGTCACCGAGAGCAGCTGCTCATGCTAG
- the rab41 gene encoding ras-related protein Rab-41 isoform X3 — protein sequence MSTTTGGGEFGNPLRKFKLVFLGEQSVGKTSLITRFMYDSFDNTYQATIGIDFLSKTMYLEDRTVRLQLWDTAGQERFRSLIPSYIRDSTIAVVVYDITNLNSFQQTSKWIDDVRTERGSDVIIMLVGNKTDLADKRQITTEEGEQRAKELNVMFIETSAKTGYNVKQLFRRVAAALPGMDSTPEKSKEDMIDIKLEKQPEMTVTESSCSC from the exons atgTCAACCACGACCGGCGGCGGGGAGTTCGGCAACCCTTTACGAAAGTTCAAGCTCGTCTTCCTGGGCGAGCAGAGCG TTGGGAAGACCTCGCTCATCACCAGGTTTATGTATGACAGCTTCGACAACACTTATCAG GCAACAATTGGCATTGACTTTTTGTCAAAAACCATGTACCTAGAAGATCGCACG GTCCGGCTCCAGCTTTGGGACACTGCTGGACAGGAGCGTTTTCGTAGCCTAATTCCCAGCTACATCCGTGACTCTACCATTGCTGTGGTTGTTTATGACATCACCA ATCTAAATTCATTCCAGCAAACCTCAAAGTGGATCGACGATGTtagaacagagagaggaagtgatgtcattaTCATGCTTGTTGGGAACAAAACAGACTTGGCGGATAAAAG ACAGATCACCACGGAGGAGGGCGAGCAGAGAGCTAAGGAACTGAATGTCATGTTCATTGAAACCAGCGCAAAGACTGGCTACAATGTCAAACAG CTGTTCCGTCGTGTTGCTGCCGCATTGCCAGGGATGGATAGCACACCGGAGAAAAGCAAAGAGGACA TGATCGACATCAAACTGGAGAAACAGCCAGAGATGACTGTCACCGAGAGCAGCTGCTCATGCTAG
- the rab41 gene encoding ras-related protein Rab-41 isoform X2, producing the protein MSTTTGGGEFGNPLRKFKLVFLGEQSVGKTSLITRFMYDSFDNTYQATIGIDFLSKTMYLEDRTIRLQLWDTAGQERFRSLIPSYIRDSAAAVVVYDIANLNSFQQTSKWIDDVRTERGSDVIIMLVGNKTDLADKRQVSVEAAERKARELNVMYIETSAKAGYNVKQLFRRVAAALPGMDSTPEKSKEDMIDIKLEKQPEMTVTESSCSC; encoded by the exons atgTCAACCACGACCGGCGGCGGGGAGTTCGGCAACCCTTTACGAAAGTTCAAGCTCGTCTTCCTGGGCGAGCAGAGCG TTGGGAAGACCTCGCTCATCACCAGGTTTATGTATGACAGCTTCGACAACACTTATCAG GCAACAATTGGCATTGACTTTTTGTCAAAAACCATGTACCTAGAAGATCGCACG ATTCGGCTGCAGCTCTGGGACACAGCCGGACAGGAACGCTTCCGCAGCCTCATCCCCAGTTACATCCGCgactcagctgctgctgtggtggttTATGATATAGCCA ATCTAAATTCATTCCAGCAAACCTCAAAGTGGATCGACGATGTtagaacagagagaggaagtgatgtcattaTCATGCTTGTTGGGAACAAAACAGACTTGGCGGATAAAAG GCAAGTTTCTGTTGAGGCGGCAGAGAGGAAAGCTCGTGAGCTCAATGTGATGTACATAGAGACCAGTGCCAAGGCTGGCTATAACGTCAAACAG CTGTTCCGTCGTGTTGCTGCCGCATTGCCAGGGATGGATAGCACACCGGAGAAAAGCAAAGAGGACA TGATCGACATCAAACTGGAGAAACAGCCAGAGATGACTGTCACCGAGAGCAGCTGCTCATGCTAG
- the arr3b gene encoding arrestin 3b, retinal (X-arrestin) isoform X1 yields the protein MSKVFKKTSGNGHIALYLGKRDFVDHVDSVEVVDGVVKVDPAGLEGKKVYVYLACAFRYGSEELDVIGLSFRRDIWIKRIQVYPPTGESVTKTPMQESLMKKVGEQGCPFSFQMPTNLPCSVALQPAPSDSGKACGVDFEVKAYLANAPNNSDEEVEKKDTCRLMIRKIQFAPANNKPGPKAEISKQFMMTDKPLHLEASLEKELYYHGDPIAVKVKINNETAKVVKNIKVSVEQLTSVVLYSSDTYTKAVCTEEFNETVNANSTLEKTFQITPLLASNAEKRGISVDGRLKEEGTNLASTTLSEGEKEMQGIMVSYKVKVNLIVSGGGLLGGLTASDVSVELPLCLMSPKPAEVRTDITIESVEG from the exons ATGTCAAA GGTATTTAAGAAGACCAGCGGCAATGGACAT ATTGCTCTGTACTTGGGGAAGAGAGACTTTGTGGACCATGTGGATTCAGTGGAAGTAGTCG ATGGGGTAGTTAAAGTGGACCCTGCTGGTCTTGAAGGCAAAAAAG TATATGTCTACCTCGCCTGTGCCTTCCGCTATGGAAGCGAAGAATTGGATGTCATTGGGCTGTCCTTCAGGAGAGACATCTGGATAAAGCGCATTCAGGTGTATCCACCTACAGGTGAAAGCGTGACCAAAACACCAATGCAGGAATCGCTCATGAAGAAAGTTGGAGAGCAAGGATGTCCCTTTTCCTTCCAG ATGCCAACAAATCTCCCGTGCTCAGTTGCCTTGCAGCCAGCGCCCAGCGATTCTGGCAAG GCCTGTGGCGTGGACTTTGAGGTTAAAGCATACCTTGCCAACGCACCTAACAACTCAGATGAAGAAGTTGAAAAGAA GGACACTTGCCGCCTGATGATTCGTAAAATACAGTTTGCACCAGCTAACAACAAGCCCGGACCCAAGGCGGAAATTTCCAAACAGTTCATGATGACTGACAAACCACTTCACTTGGAGGCCTCCCTTGAAAAAGAG ctataTTACCATGGAGATCCTATCGCcgtcaaagtaaaaatcaaCAACGAAACCGCTAAGGTTGTGAAGAATATCAAAGTCTCAG TTGAGCAGCTAACAAGTGTGGTCCTCTACTCATCTGACACTTACACCAAGGCAGTTTGCACTGAGGAGTTCAA TGAGACAGTAAACGCCAACTCTACACTGGAGAAGACCTTCCAAATCACCCCCCTGCTGGCCAGCAACGCGGAGAAGCGCGGTATCTCGGTGGACGGGCGGCTAAAAGAGGAGGGCACCAACCTCGCCTCCACTACCCT gagtgaaggagaaaaggagatgCAGGGAATCATGGTCTCCTACAAAGTCAAGGTGAATCTGATCGTGTCCGGCGGAGG CCTGCTGGGTGGCCTTACAGCAAG TGATGTCTCTGTGGagcttcctctgtgtctgatgtCCCCAAAACCAGCAG AAGT CAGGACAGACATCACAATCGAGTCCGTGGAGGGATGA
- the arr3b gene encoding arrestin 3b, retinal (X-arrestin) isoform X2 translates to MSKVFKKTSGNGHIALYLGKRDFVDHVDSVEVVDGVVKVDPAGLEGKKVYVYLACAFRYGSEELDVIGLSFRRDIWIKRIQVYPPTGESVTKTPMQESLMKKVGEQGCPFSFQMPTNLPCSVALQPAPSDSGKACGVDFEVKAYLANAPNNSDEEVEKKDTCRLMIRKIQFAPANNKPGPKAEISKQFMMTDKPLHLEASLEKELYYHGDPIAVKVKINNETAKVVKNIKVSVEQLTSVVLYSSDTYTKAVCTEEFNETVNANSTLEKTFQITPLLASNAEKRGISVDGRLKEEGTNLASTTLSEGEKEMQGIMVSYKVKVNLIVSGGGLLGGLTASDVSVELPLCLMSPKPAEVTDITIESVEG, encoded by the exons ATGTCAAA GGTATTTAAGAAGACCAGCGGCAATGGACAT ATTGCTCTGTACTTGGGGAAGAGAGACTTTGTGGACCATGTGGATTCAGTGGAAGTAGTCG ATGGGGTAGTTAAAGTGGACCCTGCTGGTCTTGAAGGCAAAAAAG TATATGTCTACCTCGCCTGTGCCTTCCGCTATGGAAGCGAAGAATTGGATGTCATTGGGCTGTCCTTCAGGAGAGACATCTGGATAAAGCGCATTCAGGTGTATCCACCTACAGGTGAAAGCGTGACCAAAACACCAATGCAGGAATCGCTCATGAAGAAAGTTGGAGAGCAAGGATGTCCCTTTTCCTTCCAG ATGCCAACAAATCTCCCGTGCTCAGTTGCCTTGCAGCCAGCGCCCAGCGATTCTGGCAAG GCCTGTGGCGTGGACTTTGAGGTTAAAGCATACCTTGCCAACGCACCTAACAACTCAGATGAAGAAGTTGAAAAGAA GGACACTTGCCGCCTGATGATTCGTAAAATACAGTTTGCACCAGCTAACAACAAGCCCGGACCCAAGGCGGAAATTTCCAAACAGTTCATGATGACTGACAAACCACTTCACTTGGAGGCCTCCCTTGAAAAAGAG ctataTTACCATGGAGATCCTATCGCcgtcaaagtaaaaatcaaCAACGAAACCGCTAAGGTTGTGAAGAATATCAAAGTCTCAG TTGAGCAGCTAACAAGTGTGGTCCTCTACTCATCTGACACTTACACCAAGGCAGTTTGCACTGAGGAGTTCAA TGAGACAGTAAACGCCAACTCTACACTGGAGAAGACCTTCCAAATCACCCCCCTGCTGGCCAGCAACGCGGAGAAGCGCGGTATCTCGGTGGACGGGCGGCTAAAAGAGGAGGGCACCAACCTCGCCTCCACTACCCT gagtgaaggagaaaaggagatgCAGGGAATCATGGTCTCCTACAAAGTCAAGGTGAATCTGATCGTGTCCGGCGGAGG CCTGCTGGGTGGCCTTACAGCAAG TGATGTCTCTGTGGagcttcctctgtgtctgatgtCCCCAAAACCAGCAG AAGT GACAGACATCACAATCGAGTCCGTGGAGGGATGA